The following are encoded in a window of Amycolatopsis lexingtonensis genomic DNA:
- a CDS encoding polysaccharide lyase 8 family protein has protein sequence MPLNRRNALRGGALAAASTVFLTRPAFAAAATTAPATSGVPASTAPIVAAYRQLQTGINRPSPERAEALANLGRVAKAYNASLSVAGGGAPLWTDLPLGPGSDYTTSMYARLRAIAVDWGTPGGALAGDPAVLDRIKAALELIYASQYNENVGEIGNWYTYEIGIPYYLLHTLSVVADQLTAEQLARYLAPVKRFVGNPNRRANNASVIETGANRADKALISIVSGAMLGDTAWIKTGIDALTDVAGGGAASVVAKLDRAAGDGFHVDGSFIQHDTIPYPGHYGIVLLTALAGAIHVTQGTEYALPQPLKDKIYALVADSFAPFVYAGALMEPVRGRMLSRQGETGHDIGHQLTVATLVLARTASGKTKTDLNALAAKWIKEGAYAPFLKIPDPERFAPGPDLVATPGIEFAQDMLASGARPARVVATHRIFGQQDRMVHVTDGWSASLGVSSTRISRYEAINGQNLKGYHVGDGVLYTFLPNAKGHYTDAYWPTVDPLLLPGTTENDGPVDPKFGGVPVGPNPHTGGVRWDARTGAYAFDFTSWDGSLVAKKSWFFTPAGILCLGAGITSTSEHAVRTTIENRNLGEGGHGILLADGRRVATDLGQAAALREPRWLHLEDVGGYVVLDGASVTALREDRTGAWRDIDTGANTKGTATPNTRRYQKLVLEHGVKPAGATYAYAVLPGASAIGTLAASWAWRVRANTATVQAVRTGEVLLANFFAAGSADGVSVSGPASVAAGRGQLAVADPTQTQDSVTVTVHGKAVTVPLQGTFGATRVVRL, from the coding sequence ATGCCCTTGAACCGGAGAAACGCGCTGCGCGGCGGCGCGCTGGCGGCCGCTTCGACCGTTTTCCTGACCCGTCCCGCCTTCGCCGCGGCGGCCACCACTGCGCCCGCCACGAGTGGAGTCCCGGCGTCGACCGCGCCGATCGTCGCCGCCTACCGGCAGCTGCAGACCGGCATCAACCGGCCGTCGCCGGAACGTGCGGAGGCGCTGGCCAACCTCGGCCGCGTCGCGAAGGCGTACAACGCGAGCCTGTCGGTCGCCGGCGGTGGCGCTCCACTGTGGACGGACCTGCCGCTCGGCCCGGGCAGCGACTACACGACGTCGATGTACGCCCGGCTGCGCGCGATCGCCGTCGACTGGGGCACCCCGGGCGGTGCGCTGGCCGGCGACCCGGCGGTACTGGACCGGATCAAGGCCGCGCTCGAGCTGATCTACGCCAGCCAGTACAACGAAAACGTCGGTGAAATCGGCAACTGGTACACCTACGAGATCGGCATCCCGTACTACCTGCTGCACACACTGTCGGTGGTCGCCGACCAGCTGACGGCGGAGCAGCTGGCCCGCTACCTCGCGCCCGTGAAGCGGTTCGTCGGGAACCCGAACCGGCGCGCCAACAACGCGTCGGTCATCGAGACCGGCGCCAACCGCGCGGACAAGGCGCTGATCTCCATCGTGTCCGGCGCGATGCTCGGCGACACGGCGTGGATCAAAACCGGCATCGACGCGCTCACCGACGTCGCGGGCGGGGGCGCGGCGAGCGTCGTGGCGAAGCTGGACCGCGCGGCCGGTGACGGTTTCCACGTCGACGGCTCGTTCATCCAGCACGACACGATCCCGTACCCCGGCCACTACGGCATCGTGCTGCTCACCGCGCTCGCCGGCGCCATCCACGTCACGCAAGGCACCGAGTACGCGCTCCCGCAGCCGTTGAAGGACAAGATCTACGCGCTGGTCGCGGACAGCTTCGCGCCGTTCGTCTACGCGGGCGCGCTGATGGAGCCGGTGCGCGGGCGGATGCTGTCGCGGCAGGGGGAGACCGGTCACGACATCGGCCACCAGCTCACCGTCGCGACCCTGGTGCTGGCGCGGACGGCGTCCGGCAAGACGAAGACGGACCTGAACGCGCTGGCCGCGAAGTGGATCAAGGAAGGCGCGTACGCCCCGTTCCTGAAGATCCCCGACCCCGAGCGGTTCGCGCCCGGGCCGGACCTCGTGGCGACGCCGGGCATCGAGTTCGCGCAGGACATGCTGGCCTCGGGCGCGCGCCCGGCGCGGGTCGTCGCCACGCACCGGATCTTCGGCCAGCAGGACCGCATGGTGCACGTCACCGACGGCTGGTCGGCCTCCCTCGGCGTCAGCTCGACGCGGATCTCCCGCTACGAAGCCATCAACGGCCAGAACCTCAAGGGCTACCACGTCGGCGACGGCGTGCTCTACACGTTCCTCCCGAACGCCAAGGGGCACTACACCGACGCCTACTGGCCGACGGTCGACCCGCTGTTGCTGCCGGGCACGACCGAGAACGACGGCCCGGTCGACCCGAAGTTCGGCGGCGTGCCGGTCGGGCCGAACCCGCACACCGGCGGAGTCCGCTGGGACGCGCGCACCGGCGCCTACGCGTTCGACTTCACGTCCTGGGACGGCTCGCTGGTCGCGAAGAAGTCGTGGTTCTTCACCCCGGCCGGGATCCTGTGCCTCGGCGCCGGGATCACGAGTACGAGCGAACACGCCGTGCGCACGACGATTGAGAACCGCAACCTCGGCGAAGGCGGGCACGGGATCCTGCTGGCGGACGGCCGGCGCGTGGCCACCGACCTCGGCCAGGCGGCCGCACTGCGCGAACCGCGCTGGCTGCACCTGGAAGACGTCGGCGGGTACGTGGTCCTGGACGGCGCTTCGGTGACGGCGTTGCGCGAGGACCGGACCGGCGCGTGGCGCGACATCGACACCGGTGCCAACACCAAGGGCACCGCGACCCCCAACACGCGCCGGTACCAGAAGCTGGTGCTGGAGCACGGCGTGAAGCCGGCGGGCGCGACGTACGCGTACGCGGTGCTGCCGGGCGCGTCGGCGATCGGCACGCTGGCGGCGTCGTGGGCGTGGCGCGTGCGGGCGAACACCGCGACGGTGCAGGCCGTCCGGACCGGCGAGGTGCTGCTGGCGAACTTCTTCGCGGCCGGTTCGGCCGACGGCGTCAGCGTGTCCGGGCCCGCGTCGGTGGCGGCCGGGCGGGGGCAGCTGGCGGTGGCGGACCCGACGCAGACGCAGGACAGCGTCACGGTGACGGTGCACGGCAAGGCCGTGACGGTGCCGCTCCAGGGCACGTTCGGCGCGACGCGGGTCGTGCGGTTGTAG
- a CDS encoding 50S ribosomal protein L36 has product MKVRSSLRSLARQQGAQVIRRGSRVFVINKDNPRSKARQG; this is encoded by the coding sequence ATGAAGGTCCGCAGCTCGCTCCGCTCGCTGGCCCGCCAGCAGGGCGCCCAGGTCATCCGCCGCGGCAGCCGGGTGTTCGTGATCAACAAGGACAACCCGCGCTCGAAGGCGCGTCAGGGCTGA
- a CDS encoding VWA domain-containing protein — MSAETDDRLRRWRLVLGGEGAGPGSGLADTQLSDEDSGVDQVLAALYDKPDEEAAGGPRGANLGASAPRVARWLGDIRRYFPSTVVQVMQRDAVDRLGLTRMLLEKELLSAVEPDVHLVGTLLSLNGVLPEETKETAREVVRKVVQELEERLAERTRAAIKGALDKASRTHRPRPGDVDWARTIHANLKHYSPELRTIVPERLIGFGRRQQAVQRDVILAVDQSGSMAESVVYSGLFGAVLASMRALRTSFVAFDTEVADLTEHLADPVDVLFGTQLGGGTDINRAIAYCEGLVERPERTLLVLISDLYEGGDEDELLHRVGELVNAGVQVVTLLALSDSGAPSYDHENAAALAELGVPAFACTPDQFPELMAAAIRGDDLQGWVARETS; from the coding sequence GTGAGCGCGGAGACCGATGACCGGCTGCGGCGCTGGCGGCTGGTGCTGGGCGGCGAGGGCGCCGGGCCCGGCTCGGGGCTGGCCGACACGCAGCTGTCCGATGAGGACAGTGGGGTCGACCAGGTGCTGGCCGCCCTCTACGACAAGCCGGACGAGGAGGCCGCGGGCGGGCCGCGCGGGGCGAACCTGGGCGCGTCGGCACCCCGGGTCGCGCGCTGGCTGGGCGACATCCGCCGCTACTTCCCGAGCACGGTGGTGCAGGTGATGCAGCGCGACGCCGTGGACCGGCTCGGGCTGACCCGAATGTTGCTGGAGAAGGAGCTGCTGTCGGCGGTCGAACCGGACGTGCACCTGGTCGGCACGCTGCTGTCGCTGAACGGCGTGCTGCCCGAGGAGACGAAGGAGACCGCACGCGAGGTCGTCCGCAAGGTGGTCCAGGAGCTGGAGGAGCGGCTCGCCGAGCGCACCCGCGCGGCGATCAAGGGCGCGCTGGACAAGGCCTCGCGCACCCACCGGCCCCGCCCGGGCGACGTCGACTGGGCGCGCACGATCCACGCGAACCTCAAGCACTACTCCCCCGAGCTGCGCACGATCGTGCCGGAGCGCCTGATCGGCTTCGGACGGCGGCAGCAGGCGGTGCAGCGGGACGTGATCCTGGCCGTCGACCAGTCGGGCTCGATGGCGGAGTCGGTGGTGTACTCCGGGCTGTTCGGCGCGGTGCTGGCCTCGATGCGGGCGCTGCGGACGTCGTTCGTCGCGTTCGACACCGAGGTGGCGGACCTGACCGAGCACCTGGCCGACCCGGTCGACGTCCTGTTCGGCACCCAGCTGGGCGGCGGCACCGACATCAACCGGGCGATCGCGTACTGCGAGGGCCTGGTCGAGCGCCCGGAGCGCACGCTGCTGGTGCTGATCAGCGACCTCTACGAGGGCGGCGACGAGGACGAGCTGCTGCACCGCGTCGGCGAGCTGGTGAACGCGGGGGTCCAGGTGGTGACGCTGCTCGCGCTGTCCGACTCGGGTGCGCCGTCGTACGACCACGAGAACGCGGCGGCGCTGGCCGAGCTGGGCGTCCCGGCGTTCGCGTGCACCCCGGACCAGTTCCCGGAGCTGATGGCCGCCGCCATCCGCGGCGACGACCTGCAGGGGTGGGTGGCGCGCGAGACCAGCTGA
- a CDS encoding aldehyde dehydrogenase (NADP(+)), with product MSQATDAATLEKILAGAAAAARPAAEATPAERARWLVAAADALDAADDLVPLAHDETHLPATPRLAGELKRTTFQLRLFGEVLTDGEFLGATVDHADPDWPMGPRPDIRRVKTAIGPVLVFAASNFPFAFSVAGGDTASALAAGCPVILKAHPGHPELSALTGRIVREALIGAGAPEGIFDVIFGQEEGVTALKDPRISAASFTGSIPGGRALFDIANARPRPIPFYGELGSVNPVVVTEAAIAARGEAVAKGYAGSFTLGAGQFCTKPGLLFLPEDHGLTSTLHAALDGAAAQPMLNDRIAAGYEAKLAALREVPGVDVVSSSASSSPAFTPTLLATTGKQFLEGGPAVHEECFGPASLIVTYADQAELLSLLDVVEPGLTATIHGEESDVDWLRPVLPALARIAGRLLWNDWPTGVTVSWAQQHGGPYPATTAPTTTSVGTAAIERFLRPIAWQGFPDALLPEPLQEANPWQLPRRTDGSR from the coding sequence ATGAGCCAGGCCACCGACGCCGCCACGCTCGAGAAGATCCTGGCGGGGGCCGCCGCGGCCGCCCGTCCCGCCGCCGAGGCGACCCCGGCCGAGCGCGCCCGCTGGCTGGTCGCGGCTGCCGACGCCCTCGACGCCGCCGACGACCTCGTCCCGCTCGCCCACGACGAGACCCACCTGCCCGCCACCCCGCGGCTGGCCGGCGAGCTGAAGCGCACGACGTTCCAGCTGCGCCTGTTCGGCGAGGTGCTCACCGACGGCGAGTTCCTCGGCGCGACCGTCGACCACGCCGACCCGGACTGGCCGATGGGCCCGCGCCCGGACATCCGCCGCGTGAAGACGGCGATCGGCCCGGTGCTGGTGTTCGCGGCCAGCAACTTCCCGTTCGCCTTCAGCGTCGCGGGCGGCGACACGGCGTCCGCGCTCGCCGCGGGCTGCCCGGTGATCCTCAAGGCGCACCCCGGGCACCCGGAGCTGTCCGCGCTGACCGGCCGGATCGTGCGCGAAGCCCTGATCGGCGCCGGCGCGCCCGAAGGAATCTTCGACGTCATCTTCGGCCAGGAGGAAGGCGTCACGGCGCTGAAGGACCCGCGCATTTCCGCGGCGTCGTTCACCGGGTCCATCCCGGGCGGCCGGGCGTTGTTCGACATCGCGAACGCGCGGCCGCGGCCGATCCCGTTCTACGGCGAGCTGGGCAGCGTCAACCCGGTCGTCGTCACCGAGGCCGCGATCGCCGCGCGCGGGGAAGCCGTCGCGAAGGGGTACGCCGGGTCGTTCACCCTCGGCGCCGGGCAGTTCTGCACCAAGCCCGGACTGCTGTTCCTGCCGGAGGACCACGGCCTGACGTCGACTTTGCATGCGGCGCTGGACGGTGCCGCGGCCCAGCCGATGCTCAACGACCGCATCGCCGCCGGGTACGAGGCGAAGCTCGCCGCCCTGCGCGAGGTGCCGGGCGTCGACGTCGTGTCTTCGTCGGCTTCTTCGTCACCCGCGTTCACCCCGACGTTGCTGGCCACGACCGGCAAGCAGTTCCTCGAGGGCGGCCCCGCGGTGCACGAGGAGTGCTTCGGGCCGGCGTCGCTGATCGTCACCTACGCCGACCAGGCCGAGCTGCTGAGCCTGCTCGACGTCGTCGAACCGGGGCTCACCGCCACGATCCACGGCGAAGAGTCCGATGTGGACTGGTTGCGGCCGGTGCTGCCGGCGCTGGCCCGCATCGCCGGCCGGCTGCTGTGGAACGACTGGCCCACCGGCGTGACGGTGAGCTGGGCCCAGCAGCACGGCGGCCCGTACCCGGCCACGACCGCCCCGACCACGACATCCGTCGGCACGGCGGCGATCGAGCGCTTCCTGCGCCCGATCGCGTGGCAGGGTTTCCCGGACGCGCTGCTGCCCGAACCCCTGCAGGAGGCCAACCCCTGGCAGCTGCCCCGCCGCACCGACGGCTCCCGCTGA
- a CDS encoding glucarate dehydratase family protein: MKILDVVLTPVAFADPPLLNVMGVHEPFALRSVVQVKCEDGIVGLGESYGDSAFLGEVRKVLPQLRGHDVFDLPGLQRLVAQALSGTVLTDAHGLIGGFSIRKTVASVYSLFEVACMDAQGQYLGRSITDLLGGKARDAVEFSAYLFYKYGKHVDGREDSWGEITTPETLVGSAKRMIDEYGFRSIKLKGGVYEPAQEVEGIRALAEAFPGHPLRIDPNGAWTVETGIRVASELDGVLEYLEDPTPGIEGMARVAAEASMPLATNMCVVNFGDIEPGFRARAIGVLLSDHHFWGGLRATQSLSTTCESFGVGLSMHSNSHLGISLAAMVQVAAATPHLTYACDTHWPWKVEDVIEPGVLEFREGAVAVPTTPGLGVRLDEDALARLHENYVRCGLTKRDDVTYMRKYVAGFEPNTARW; the protein is encoded by the coding sequence TGAAGATCCTCGATGTGGTGCTGACGCCGGTCGCGTTCGCCGACCCGCCGCTGCTCAACGTCATGGGCGTGCACGAGCCGTTCGCGCTGCGCAGCGTCGTGCAGGTCAAGTGCGAGGACGGGATCGTCGGGCTCGGCGAGTCCTACGGCGACTCCGCGTTCCTCGGCGAGGTGCGCAAAGTGCTGCCGCAGCTGCGCGGCCACGACGTCTTCGACCTGCCCGGCCTGCAGCGGCTGGTCGCGCAGGCGTTGTCGGGCACGGTGCTGACCGACGCGCACGGGCTGATCGGCGGGTTCTCCATCCGCAAAACCGTGGCCAGCGTGTATTCGCTGTTCGAGGTCGCCTGCATGGACGCGCAGGGCCAGTACCTCGGCCGGTCGATCACCGACCTGCTGGGTGGCAAAGCGCGTGACGCCGTCGAGTTCTCGGCGTACCTGTTCTACAAGTACGGCAAGCACGTCGACGGCCGCGAGGACTCGTGGGGCGAGATCACCACGCCGGAAACCCTGGTGGGCTCGGCGAAGCGGATGATCGACGAGTACGGCTTCCGGTCGATCAAGCTCAAGGGCGGGGTCTACGAGCCGGCGCAGGAGGTCGAGGGCATCCGCGCGCTGGCCGAGGCGTTCCCCGGGCACCCGCTGCGAATCGACCCGAACGGCGCGTGGACGGTGGAGACCGGCATCCGGGTGGCCTCGGAACTCGACGGCGTCCTGGAGTACCTCGAAGACCCGACGCCGGGCATCGAGGGCATGGCGCGGGTGGCCGCGGAAGCGTCGATGCCGTTGGCCACCAACATGTGCGTGGTCAACTTCGGCGACATCGAGCCGGGCTTCCGGGCGCGCGCGATCGGCGTCCTGTTGTCGGACCACCACTTCTGGGGTGGTCTGCGGGCGACGCAGTCGCTGTCGACGACGTGCGAGAGCTTCGGCGTCGGCCTGTCGATGCACTCCAACAGCCACCTCGGGATCAGCCTGGCGGCGATGGTCCAGGTCGCCGCGGCGACCCCGCACCTGACCTACGCCTGCGACACGCACTGGCCGTGGAAGGTCGAGGACGTCATCGAGCCGGGCGTGCTGGAGTTCCGCGAGGGCGCCGTGGCGGTGCCGACGACCCCGGGACTCGGTGTGCGGCTGGACGAGGACGCGCTGGCGCGGCTGCACGAGAACTACGTCCGATGTGGACTGACCAAGCGGGACGACGTGACCTACATGCGCAAGTACGTCGCCGGGTTCGAGCCCAACACGGCGAGGTGGTGA
- a CDS encoding flavin-containing monooxygenase: protein MTGAEHVDVLIVGAGLSGIGAACRLQERLPGKTYAVLEARDTIGGTWDLFRYPGIRSDSDMFTLGYPFRPWKDPKAIADGPSILAYIRETADAFGVSSRIRFGHRVVRASWSSSTARWTVSTAHGATFTCRFLYLCSGYYSYDSGHVVDFPGRDEFAGEIVHPQHWPAALDYTGKQVVVIGSGATAVTLVPALAARASRVTMLQRSPSYIVARPGRDALADRIRALLPEKLAHRVVRGKNVVMGTLFFQLMRRLPDRASLALRKRVAAQLPASIPVDPHFVPSYDPWDQRLCLVPDADLFKALRSGKADIVTDGIARFTASGVELTSGRSLPADVIVTATGLRLVAFGGIALDVDGRAIDPGEQRAYKGMMFGGVPNLAWCVGYTNNSWTLRADLTSQYVCRLLAHLDRRGYAYCVPDAASASSAGRPRPIVDLQSGYIKRAASGLPKQGGRRPWMMRQNYLLDLADMRLNRLDDGVLRFGSRTTASAAQP, encoded by the coding sequence ATGACCGGTGCCGAACACGTCGACGTCCTGATCGTGGGGGCCGGCCTGTCCGGCATCGGCGCGGCGTGCCGGCTCCAGGAGCGGCTGCCGGGCAAGACGTACGCGGTGCTCGAGGCGCGCGACACCATCGGCGGCACCTGGGACCTCTTCCGCTATCCGGGAATCCGGTCCGATTCGGACATGTTCACCCTCGGCTACCCGTTCCGGCCGTGGAAGGACCCGAAGGCGATCGCGGACGGGCCGTCGATCCTCGCCTACATCCGCGAAACAGCCGACGCGTTCGGAGTGAGTTCACGGATCCGGTTCGGGCACCGGGTGGTGCGGGCGTCCTGGTCGTCTTCGACGGCGAGGTGGACGGTCTCGACGGCGCACGGCGCCACGTTCACGTGCCGGTTCCTGTACCTGTGCAGTGGTTACTACTCCTACGACTCCGGGCACGTCGTCGACTTCCCGGGACGTGACGAGTTCGCGGGCGAGATCGTCCACCCGCAGCACTGGCCCGCGGCGCTGGACTACACGGGCAAGCAGGTCGTGGTGATCGGCAGCGGCGCGACGGCGGTGACACTCGTCCCGGCGCTCGCTGCCCGCGCTTCGCGGGTGACGATGCTGCAGCGGTCGCCGTCCTACATCGTGGCGCGCCCGGGCCGGGACGCGCTCGCCGACCGGATCCGCGCGCTGCTGCCGGAGAAGCTCGCGCACCGGGTGGTCCGCGGCAAGAACGTGGTCATGGGGACGCTGTTCTTCCAGCTGATGCGCCGCCTCCCGGACCGGGCGTCGCTGGCGCTGCGCAAGCGCGTGGCGGCGCAGCTGCCGGCGTCGATCCCGGTGGACCCGCACTTCGTCCCGTCGTACGACCCGTGGGACCAGCGGCTGTGCCTGGTCCCGGACGCGGACCTGTTCAAGGCGCTGCGGTCGGGCAAGGCGGACATCGTGACCGACGGGATCGCGCGGTTCACCGCGTCCGGGGTCGAGCTGACGTCGGGGCGCTCGTTGCCGGCGGACGTCATCGTGACGGCGACCGGCCTGCGCTTGGTGGCCTTCGGCGGGATCGCGCTGGACGTCGACGGCCGGGCGATCGATCCGGGGGAGCAGCGGGCGTACAAGGGGATGATGTTCGGCGGCGTCCCGAACCTGGCGTGGTGCGTGGGCTACACGAACAACTCGTGGACGCTGCGGGCGGATTTGACGTCCCAGTACGTGTGCCGGCTGCTCGCGCACCTGGACCGCCGGGGGTACGCGTACTGCGTGCCGGACGCGGCTTCGGCTTCTTCGGCGGGCCGGCCACGCCCGATCGTGGACCTGCAGTCCGGGTACATCAAACGGGCCGCCTCCGGCCTGCCGAAGCAGGGTGGGAGGCGGCCCTGGATGATGCGCCAGAACTACCTGCTGGATCTGGCTGACATGCGCTTGAACCGGCTCGACGACGGCGTGCTGCGGTTCGGCTCACGCACGACGGCGAGCGCGGCTCAGCCCTGA
- a CDS encoding DUF5682 family protein has translation MTATHLLGIRHHGPGSARAVAARLAELEPDIVLIEGPPEADVLVELTEDPAMAPPVALLAYATDDVSRAAFWPFAVFSPEWQALAYAREAGIPVRFCDLPAAHTFAAGPDEHAGPPVDPLALLASAGGYDDPERWWDDVVESRRDTENPFDVIAEAMTAVREDEAPPQGNEARREAYMRSVLRRTRKDGYDNIAVVCGAWHVPALADPLPPASHDQAVLKGLPKRKVACTWVPWTHGRLATASGYGAGVRSPGWYHHLFTTAEDVTTRWLTGVAGVLREEDLPVSTAHVIEAVRLAEALAALRGRSSAGLAEVTEATRSVLCGGDEVQVELVTRRLVVGERLGEVPERVPQPPLAADLTATAKRLRLKKDPIVKELDLDLRTPGGLERSKLLHRLRILGIEWGSREASARRNKGTFRETWALAWEPSFEVDLVAAAVYGTTVPSAATAAVRGTVEGTPPLDEVTAAVENCLLADLPDALPEALAALDARAAADADVARLMSALPALARATRYGNVRGTDTAALRAVADRMLDRICAGLPPAAHGIDDDAAARLAALVDGVHDATSLLGDDAKDRWLAALARLAERPSLPPLLAGRLTRILHDSGLLDALDIELRLGRALTPGITPSAGAAYVEGFFDGGALLLVHDEGLLRVIDAWLAAIPPEVFTEVLPLLRRTFGAFSGPEKRAIGHRAAGLTGPARLAPVADELDEDRAERVLPVLAALLGVGA, from the coding sequence GTGACGGCGACCCACCTGCTCGGCATCCGCCACCACGGCCCGGGGTCCGCCCGGGCCGTGGCGGCGCGGCTCGCCGAACTCGAGCCCGACATCGTGCTGATCGAGGGGCCGCCCGAAGCCGACGTCCTGGTCGAGCTGACCGAAGACCCGGCGATGGCCCCGCCGGTCGCGCTGCTGGCGTACGCGACCGACGACGTCTCGCGCGCCGCCTTCTGGCCGTTCGCCGTCTTCAGCCCGGAATGGCAAGCGCTCGCCTACGCTCGCGAAGCCGGGATCCCGGTGCGGTTCTGCGACCTCCCGGCGGCGCACACGTTCGCCGCGGGGCCGGACGAGCACGCCGGCCCGCCGGTCGACCCGCTGGCGCTGCTGGCTTCGGCCGGGGGCTACGACGACCCGGAACGCTGGTGGGACGACGTCGTCGAGTCCCGGCGCGACACCGAAAACCCGTTCGACGTGATCGCCGAGGCGATGACCGCGGTGCGGGAGGACGAGGCACCCCCGCAGGGCAACGAAGCACGGCGCGAGGCGTACATGCGCTCAGTGCTGCGCCGCACGCGCAAGGACGGCTACGACAACATCGCCGTCGTCTGCGGCGCGTGGCACGTGCCCGCGCTGGCCGACCCGCTGCCGCCGGCGTCGCACGACCAGGCCGTCCTCAAAGGACTGCCGAAGCGGAAGGTCGCGTGCACCTGGGTGCCGTGGACGCACGGGCGCCTGGCCACCGCGAGCGGGTACGGCGCCGGCGTGCGGTCGCCGGGCTGGTACCACCACCTGTTCACGACGGCCGAGGACGTCACCACCCGCTGGCTGACCGGCGTCGCCGGGGTGCTGCGGGAAGAAGACCTGCCGGTCTCGACCGCGCACGTCATCGAAGCCGTCCGGCTGGCCGAGGCGCTCGCGGCGCTGCGCGGGCGGTCGTCGGCCGGGCTCGCCGAGGTCACCGAAGCCACCCGGTCGGTGCTGTGCGGTGGGGACGAGGTGCAGGTCGAGCTGGTCACCCGGCGGCTGGTGGTCGGCGAACGGCTCGGCGAGGTCCCCGAGCGGGTGCCGCAGCCGCCGCTGGCCGCGGACCTGACCGCGACGGCGAAACGCTTGCGGCTCAAGAAGGATCCGATCGTCAAGGAGCTCGACCTCGACCTGCGCACGCCCGGCGGGCTCGAGCGGTCGAAGCTGCTGCACCGGCTGCGGATCCTCGGCATCGAGTGGGGCAGCCGGGAAGCATCGGCACGGCGGAACAAGGGCACGTTCCGGGAGACGTGGGCGCTGGCCTGGGAACCGTCGTTCGAGGTCGACCTGGTCGCGGCGGCGGTGTACGGCACCACCGTGCCTTCGGCGGCCACGGCGGCGGTCCGCGGCACCGTCGAGGGCACGCCACCGCTGGACGAGGTCACCGCGGCCGTCGAGAACTGCCTGCTCGCCGACCTGCCGGACGCGTTGCCCGAGGCGCTCGCGGCGCTCGACGCCCGGGCGGCGGCCGACGCGGACGTCGCGCGGCTGATGTCGGCGCTGCCCGCGCTGGCCAGGGCGACCCGCTACGGGAACGTGCGCGGTACGGACACCGCGGCGCTGCGCGCGGTCGCCGACCGCATGCTCGACCGGATCTGCGCGGGCCTGCCCCCGGCGGCGCACGGCATCGACGACGACGCGGCAGCCCGGCTGGCCGCGCTGGTCGACGGCGTGCACGACGCGACCTCGCTGCTGGGCGACGACGCCAAGGACCGCTGGCTGGCGGCGCTGGCCCGGCTCGCGGAACGGCCGTCGCTGCCGCCGTTGCTGGCCGGGCGGCTCACCCGGATCCTGCACGACAGCGGCCTCCTCGACGCGCTCGACATCGAGCTGCGGCTGGGCCGGGCGCTGACGCCGGGCATCACGCCGTCGGCGGGGGCGGCGTACGTCGAAGGCTTCTTCGACGGCGGCGCGCTGCTGCTGGTGCACGACGAAGGCCTGCTGCGGGTGATCGACGCGTGGCTCGCGGCGATCCCGCCGGAGGTCTTCACCGAGGTGCTTCCGTTGCTGCGCCGGACGTTCGGCGCGTTCAGCGGGCCCGAGAAACGGGCGATCGGGCACCGGGCGGCCGGCCTGACCGGTCCCGCCCGGCTCGCGCCGGTGGCCGACGAACTGGACGAGGACCGGGCGGAGCGCGTGCTGCCCGTCCTCGCCGCACTGCTGGGGGTGGGCGCGTGA